Genomic window (Cryptosporangium minutisporangium):
GTTGTGCCGGACCTCGCCGAAGTTGACCTCCCGGCGTCTCAGCGTGTCGGTGACGACCGGCGTCCCGACCGTGTCGCCGAGTAGCCGGTCGTCGCCGGCCAGCACCGTGGGCCGACCCACCTGGAGCCCCTGTTCGGCCAGCGAGAGCGTCGCCTCCGGGCCGCCGGCCATGCGAAGGACGTTGTCGAGCGGAACGCTGCGGACGGTCGCCGGTTCGTCGGTCACCTTGTAGACCTCGACCGCGGGGTACGAGGCCATCTTCGGGTCGTAGAGCTTGCGGTCGACCAGGTCGCCCGCTGCCGTCAGCTCCGGTCCGAACGTCTTCACCCGCTCCAGGCCCGGTGAGCCGTCGAGCGCCTCGTGGACCAGCTCCGGCCGGGTGGCCCGCCCGCGACGCCAGTCCAGGTCGTTGCGGACGACGACGTAGCCGATGCCCGCTCCGGCGAGGGCGGTGGCGAGCCCGGCCGAGGGCTGCCCGTCCGCGAGCAACTGGTCGAACGCGTCGAGCAGCCGGATGTTGCCTGCCGAGCTGAGCGGAACGCCGTCCCGGACCAGCCAGCCGCTCTCCGCCAGTGGCTGGAGTACGTCGTCGTTCGTGCGGCCCCAGTAGTAGAGGCCGAACGGCGCACCGGGGACGACCAGGCCGCGGCTCTCGCCCGCGTTGTCGGCCAGCCAGTCCGCGGCGTCCGCCCAGTAGGTCGGGTACTCGGTCGGGCGAGACCGGTTGACCAGGTCGCCGCTGAACGCGGGCACCGCGCTCACCAGCAGAGTCGCTGCGACCGCGACCCGGACGAGCGCGGCGACCGGCAGGTCGCGCATCCGCAGGCCGCGGAGCGGGTGGATCGCGGCCAGCAGGTGCGCCAGGCCCACCGCGAGGACCAGCCGGATGACCGGGTCGAACTTGTGGATGTTGCGGAACGGGCTCAGCGGCCCGTCGAGCAGGTCCTGCGCGAACGGTGCCCACGGCGGGGTGAGCGCACCGGTGTGGCCGAACGTGATCAGCGCCAGGCCGATCACCAGCCCACCGCCGAGGAACAGCCGGTGGGGGTTGCTGCGCTGCACCGCGCCGACCAGCCCGACGACCGCCACCAGCACCGTGGCGATGATCGCGGCGGGGGCGGTGAGCAGCACCCAGCCGGCCGTCCACTCGGGGCCGTCCGGGCCGGAGATGCGTGCCACCCACTGGGTGGTGCCGCGCCACGAGTCCAGCAGCGAGGTGGCCGACGTGGTGAACGCGCTCGACTCGATCCAGTCCAGGAACGGCGGGCTGTACCGGCCGAGCACGAGCAGGGGCACGACCCACCAGAGCGATGCCAGCCCGATCGCCAGCACCCACCAGCGGATCAACGCGTTCTTCCGCGGTCCCTTGGCGCGCGTCAGCAGCCACCAGGCGGGCAACGGCAGGATCGCGAGCGCGGCGGCGGCGTTGATCCCGCCGGCGAACAGGAACGCGACCCCGGACGCGGCGGCGGCCCGCCGTGGCGAGCCACGGCGGGCACCCAACACCAGCGGAGCGAGCACCCAGGGTGCGACCGCGAACGGAATGACCTCGGACGAGACTCCGCCGAGCTCGGTGAGCATGCGGGGTGCCAGCGCGTACGTCAGCGCGGCGATCACCCGAACCGTCGGCGTACCGATCCGCAGCGCGTTCAGCAGCCGGTAGGTACCGCCCCACGCGCCGACGAGCAGCGCGGCGAACCAGAGCCGCTGCACCATCCAGGCGTCGATCTGCAGGACGTCGCCGAGCACGAAGAACGGGCCCATCGGGAACAGGTAGCCGTAGGCCTGGTTCTGCAGCTGACCGGCGTAGCCGGTGGGGTCCCACAGTCCGAGCGCCCGGCCGAGGAAACCGACCGGGTCGACGACCAGGTCGAGCTTGGTGTCGGCCGCGATGTCGCCCGGCTTCTGCAGGAAAGCCAGGACGACGAGCGCGAGCGCCACCCCGATCAGCCGGACCCGACGGACGGTCGGCGAGGTGGGCGGCGCAGCCCGACGGGGCGCGCGATCCGCCGCGCGCTCTTCGGAGATTTCGTCGTCAGGACCGGTGACCGCGGTGGCGGTCACCGAACCCTCAGCACGAGCACGAGGTTCCAGGTCACGATCTCCCGTACACCAGGCACGTGGACCACCCACTTGAAGCCATCGGGGTGATAGCGCGGCACGATATCGAGGATCTCGACCCTACCGTCGGCGCGGCGTTGTTTGGCCCAGCGGATCATCTCTCCCGCCGTGATCCGGAAGAGGCTCTCGCCGAACACGTTCTTCGGGGGGTGTCCCTGCTTCCGGCTGTACCTGCGAGCGGCGTAGCGGCCGCCGAGGTAATGCCACGGAGAGGTCTCGTGGCCGCCGTGCGGGCCCCACCAGAGCATGTACGAGAGGAACACGACGCCGCCCGGCTTGGTCACCCGGACCATCTCGTCCGCCATCAGCTCCGGCTTGTCGACGTGCTCGAGCACGTTCGACGAGTAGCAGACGTCGATCGCGCCGGTCTGGATCGGCAGCGCCATCCCGCTGCCGAGCAGTGTGCCCGGCCCCGGCTCGGTGCGGGCCGCCAGCTCACCGGCGTCGGCGTCGATGCCCACGTAGCGGGCGCCGATGCGGCGGAACGCGTCCGCGAAGTAGCCGGGGCCACCACCGACGTCCAGCACGGTCTTGCCGTCCAGGTCGGCGTACCGGGCGACCTGGCGGGCCGAGTCGGCCGCGAGCATCCCGTAGAAGTAGTCCGGGTCGGTCTGCTCGACCCGGAACGCGCGGAACAGCGCGAGCGAGCGGCGGAGCGTTCCGTGCGGCGGTACGACCAGCTGGCGCCCGTCGGCTGCGATGCCGGTCGAGCTCCCTGAAACGTCGATCAACGCGATTCGTCCCTCCGGACGGGCCAAGTGTCGTACGGTGTCGCGGCAAGGTTACTGATTGGTAGGGAGACGCGTGGTGGAAACCGCTGCTCTACCCGCCGTACTCATTCTGAACTGGCGGGATCTTCGCAATCCCGAGGGCGGCGGCTCCGAGCTGTACGCGGAGCAAGTCGCCGCGGCACTGGCCCGGCGGGGCCACCCGGTGACGATCATGTGCGCGGCGCACGAGCACGGCAAGCCGGAGGAGGTCACTCCGGACGGCGTCCGGATCGTGCGCCGCGGCGGCCGTCACACCGTGTACGCGAGAGCTGCCTGGGAGTACTTGCGCGGTCGCTTGGGGCGGCCGGCCATGGTGGTCGACGTCCAGAACGGACTGCCGTTCCTCTCCCGGCTCTACGCGCGGACACCGGTCGTACTGCTCGTGCACCACGTCCACCGCGAGCAGTGGCGGGTCGTGCTCGGCCCGGTCGCGGCCCGGTTCGGCTGGTGGGTGGAGTCCTGGTTATCACCTCGAGTTCACCGGACGTGTCGCTACGTAGCGGTCTCCGAGTCGACGCGGGGCGAGCTGACCGAACTCGGGGTGGACGCCGACCGGATCACGATCATCCACAACGGAACGCCGCCGCCCGACCCCCGGCCGCGGGCTCGCGCGTCCGCGCCGACCTTGCTCGTCCTCGGGCGACTGGTCCCGCACAAGCGGGTCGAGGTGGCGTTACGCGCCGTTCAGCGGCTGGCGGCCGAACATCCGGACGTCCGCCTGGTGGTCGCGGGGCAGGGCTGGTGGCTCGACCCGTTACGCGAGGAGGCCGCCCGGCTCGGGATCAGCGAGCGGGTCCGCTTCGCCGGTTTCGTCGACGAGGACGAGAAGCAGCGGCTCCTCGCCGAGTCCTGGGCGATGCTGGTGCCCTCGCTCAAGGAGGGCTGGGGCCTCTCGGTGATCGAGGCCGCCGCGCACGGGACGCCCGCGATCGCGTTCCGCAACGCCGGCGGCGTTGCGGAGTCGGTCGTCGACGGTGAGACCGGCTTCCTCGCCGACGACGAGGACGAGTTCATCGAGCACTGCGCCCGCTTGGTCAAGGACGACGGCTTACGGACGTCGATGGGCGAGGCCGCGCGTGCCCACGCGAGCCGTTTCACCTGGGACGAGACCGGCAAGCGATTTGCGGCGCTGGTCGACGAGATCACCGGCTGACGTACCGCCCAAGCGAGACCAGAGCGGGAGCCGCGCGGGACAACGGGACCGCGCGGCACCAGCGTCCAGCGGACGATTACGCGCTGTTATCCGCTAAGTACCGCATGCATTTCGGGACCGGTCTGCGAAGAATGGGCAACTCGCCCCGAGCGGGCACTAAGCCGCCAGCCAATTTGTCGCGACCGAATTGTTATCGACGAGCGAAGAAATCGTCGCGAGCGATTCCGTGCGAGGACACATCCCCGACAAACAGGATTTGGACCCCAGCGGGTCCGGACGGTGGCGCCCACGGCGATCCGTGGCGCGAGTCGGACGGCACGGACGGTCAGCCGGACGCGCGCACCGATGGAAAAAGGCCGACGCACCGCAGTTGATCAACTGCAGCAGCGCCGACCCTTACCCGGCAAAACCACTGGTCAGCTGCTCACTGTGAGCAGCAAGGCGACCAGTTTGTGACCTCAGCGGTGCCCGTACTGCACCAGCGGCTTGCTCACCGCCGGCGTGTTCTCGGGCGACTGCTTGCTGATGCTCACAATCCCGATGGTGGTCGCGACCGCCAGTACGACGCCGATCACGGCAGCGACGATGATCGAGAGAAACGAGCTCATTATGGCTCCCTCCACATATGAAGCGGTGGTGACGTTACCAAGCAGTAGGTCTGCGCGGGAAGTCTTGACCTGATTGCGCAGCCTGAACTCCAAATTCAGTTCGCTGCTCAGGTCAGTGCCTAGTCGCGCCGCCCTCCGCCCACGGTGGAAAACCTCCGCGATCTGATGAGGGCCCATGATGCCAAGGCTCCGAGCAGAACGCCAACGGCAACGGCGTACCCACCCGCGACCGCCGCTACCCGTACCGTTTCAGAGCCGCGCGGCGGTTCGACCGCTGACTCGGCCCGGTAGAGCACCAGCTCCGGACCGCTCCAGACGACCCGGTAACCGGCCAGTGCGGTCGTCGGCACCGGTCCGGGCGTCCCGCGCTCCACCAGGACCCAGCGGATGTCGGCGGTGGTCAGCGACCGTCCCGCCGCCAGCGCGGCCCGGACGTCGGCGGCCCGGCCGCTCTCGCCGCCCACCACCCCGTCGCCGCGGCCGATGTCCACGGGCAACGCGTCCTCGACCACCACGTCGAGTGGGAGATACCGCGGCGCCGGGTCGAGCACCGTGCGGTTCCCGTTCCAGCCGAACGCCCGGAACGTCGAGAACGGCAGCACGGCCACCTCGCCGTGGGGATCGGCGGCCAGCGTCTCGGCGACCCGGTCCCAGTCGTCCGGGTACCGCACGCCCTCCAGCCGCCCGACGCCACCCCAGGCCAGGTCCGGTAGCGCGACCACCGGGTAGACCAACGCCGCGAGCAGCGCGCCGACCGCGATCGGCCCGGCGTTCCGCGTCCGCATGGCGTCCGCCAGCCTCTCGACGCCGAGCGCGAAGCACACCGCGAGCACCAGCGCGAAGGGCGCCAGGAACTTCTGCCCGTCCCGCAGCAGGCCGGCGCCGGGCACGTGCGCGACGAGGAAGCCCAGCACCTGCCCGCCGCCGGGCAGCGCACCGGCCGCGGCGATTCCCAGCGCCCCCGCCGCGACGACGGCGAGTGCGACGGCCGGTCCGCGCCCCCAGGCGCGCACCAGCGGGCGGAATCCCGCTACGGCGACCGCGAGCACCAACAGCGTGAACAGGGGCGCGACGACGGTCGTACGGCTCGCCGGGACCACCTCGGCATTCCAGATCCCGCCGAGCCCCAGCAGCGCGCCGAGCGTCCCCGACCAGTTCTCCGCACGGGCCGCGAACGCCGCGACGCCGTCCGGGTCCGATACGGCGCTCACCCGCGCCACCGCTCCGGCGACCACCCAGGGGGCGTTGAGAGCCAGCACCGCCAGCGCCCACCCCGGCCGCGGCCCGGTGACCGGGCGCGCGGCGTCCGCCGGCGCGGCGTCCTTGGGCTCGGCGTCCGAGGGCTCGGCGTCCGCCGGCTGGGCGTCCGCGGGTTGGGCGTCCGCCGGCTGGGCGTCCGCCGGCTGGGCGTCCGCCGGCTGGGCGTCCGCGGGTTGGGCGTCCGCGGGTTGGGCGTCCGCTGCACGCCGGAACGGCCAGCAGAGCACCACGGACGCGGTGACCGCGGCGACCAGCCCACCGGTCGGGGTGAGCGCGGCCAGCGCGCACCACCCCACGACGGGTGCCGGGTGCGCGCCGGAGCGGGCCGCCCGAGCGGCCCGGACGATCCACGGCAACGCAGCGTAGCCGAGCAACAACCCCCAGTGTCCGATCAGGAGACGCTCGGCGACGAACGCGTTCCACCCGTACGCCGCCCCGGCGACCAGCCGGACGAGAAGTCGCTCGCTCGGCACCAGCCGCGCCGCACCGACCACCGCGAGCCAGACGATCGCGACCAGCACGGCGTGCTGCACCAGCCAGCCCGGCACCACGGTGGTGAGCAGGGCGAGAACGGCGTCCTGGGGCACGGCGCGCGGCAACCCGTCGCCCCAGCCCAGCGACGCCGCCGAGAACGGGACGCGCGGGGTGGCGACCATGTCGTAGGCCAGCACGTATCCGGGGCCCAGCGCCGGGCCGAGCATGAGGAGCACGAGGACCGCCGCAAGCGCATACTCTGCCGCGCGTCGAGTCACGTGCCCTCCGCGTTGTCGATCTGCCGCCGACCGGCCCGTAACCTACCCGCGAGTAGTTAGGCTGGGGCACTTTCCGGATACCGGAGTGTCACGGTATCCGGGGCACGACAAGTGCGAGGAGGCACATGTCCGAGCCGCAACCGGCCAGCATCGCCGCAGCACGCTTCGCCGCCGGGGCCACGCTGGTCGCGGTCTCCGCGATGGCGGCCAACGTGCTCGCCTACGGGCTGCGGCTCGGCGGGAACTGGCTGCTGGAGACCGACGAGAACGGGGCCCTCGGCGCGCTGATCGCGCTGCTGACGGTCGCGACCGTGCTCCAGGTCGGTACCCAGACGGTGGCCGCGGTTCGCACCGCGCGCGGGACCAGCGACCCCACCCGCCTGGTGGCGACCGGTGTCCGATTGTCGGTGGGGACGTCCGCCGTGCTGGTGCTGGCCTCTCCGCTGATCGCCGCCGTGCTGCACCTGCCGAGTGTCTGGCCCGCGGTGGCGCTCGCCGCCGCGGTGGGGCCGCTCAACGCGGCAGGCATCCACCTGGGGCTGCTGCAGGGTGCCGAGCGGTTCGGCCGACTCGCGGTGCTCACCGCCGTCGTGGCGGTCGGACGCTCGGGCGGCGGACTCATCGGGCTGGTGGTCGGGCGCAGTGCGTTCACGACGCTGCTCGGCGTGGCGATCGGCGGCGCGCTGGCGCTGGTGGGCGCGTACGCACTCTCCCGGCCAGTGCGGCTGGGCCCGGGGGCGGGTGCTCCGCGGATCGGCGAGGTGCTCGGTGCGTGCAGCGCGATGCTGGCGATGCTCGCGCTGGTCAACGCGGACCTGCTGCTGGCCAGGGCGGTGCTGCCGGCCGAGGTCAGCGGTGAGTACGCGGTGGGCGCGATCCTCACCAACGCGGCGTACTGGGCCCCGCAGGTCGTGGCGGTGGTCGCGCTGCCCCGGCTGGCACAGGGGCAGCGGCGCGCCTTGCTGGTCAGCACGGTGGTGGTGGGAGCGGCCGGCCTGATCGGCGTACTGGCGACCGTCGTGGCGGGTGACCTGGCGGTCCGGGTCGCGGGCAAGGGCGAGTACGCGGGCCTGGCAGACGACGTGTGGCTGTTCGCCGCGGCGGGGGCCGGGTGGGCCCTGGTCAACCTGTTCCTCACCGCGCGGATCGCGGCCGGTTCCCGGTGGGTGGCGGCGCCGCTCTGGGCGGCGGCGGCCTTCGAGGCGGTCGCGGTGCTGGCCTGGCGTCCGTACTCCCTCACCCACACCGCGGTGATCGCGCTGGTGACCGCGATGGGCAGTGTGCTGGTCGCGGTCCTGCTGCTGCGTTCCGGCTCGTCGAGCCCTCGTCCGGCGCCCGAGCCCGCCAGCGTCCTACCCACCTGACGGTCGCGCGCCCAGTTACGCCGAATCCGCCTCCACGACCGCCGTGGAAGCGGATTCGGCGTAAATCCGCGGAACCGCCGGCCTTACTGGACTTCGCGCTCGGCGGGCCACTGGCCCGGGATGAACACCGGGTCGAACCCGGTGGCCTTGGACGTGCCGCGCATCGCGATGCCCAGGTCGACCAGCGTCGGCCGGGTACCGGTGCGCACCCAACGGTCGAGGTTGCTCACCGCCCCGACCCGTTCGTCGGTCGTGAAGTTGCAGTGGCCGGCGCCGTACGGCGCTCCCTTGCCGGTGTACTTGGGCGGCGGCGTCGTATAGATCTGCATCAGGTCACCGGTGCGGCCGGTCGTCCGCAGTGCCCGGTTGCCGAACACGGTCTCGTTCTGGACGATCGCGGTCGCGTCGTACCCGGTGTGCACGGTGAGCGTCGGCACCCGCAGCTTGCCGGTCGGGTCCCCCAGCGCGTCCGCCGCCTTGCGGGCCGCGGGGTCGGCGGCGATCCGCGACGCCTGCTCCAACTCGGCGAGGTGACCCGGCAGCCCGCCCGGGTTGATGAAGTTCATCTCCTCCTTCTCCTTCGCCGAGACGCGCTGCCCGTACTTCGCGGTGACGTTGGTCGACGGGTTGCCCCCGACCCGCTGCTCCAGGTCGTACCGGACGACCGTGGCGTAGCCCATGACCTCGAAGAGGATGTCCATTCCGGCCTGGATGCGCGACTCGATCGTCGCGTCGTCGTGCTTGCGGGACTTCCACACCTGGTTACCCAACGCGCTGACCAGCATCAAGCGCCCGAGCGTGTCGGGCCCACTGGACAGTGCCGTGGTGGCGCGGCTCCGCATCTCCGTCCAGGTCGCCTTGGCGTCGGCGTAACTGGTGAAGCCGGTCAGCTTCATCTCCGGGTAGAGCAACGTCTTGAACGCGAACGCGATGTCCAGCGCGAGGTCGAAGTTCGGGTTCGTGCCGGCGAGCGTCGCGCACATCGGGAGCGCGCCGTCGACCCAGTCCTCGCGCTCGGCGAGCAGCTCGGTGACGACGCCCCCCATCGACTCGCCCCAGACGTACGTGCGGGTGGGGGCGCCGACCGTCCGCCGGAAGAAGTCATAGAGCTGCTGCCCGGCCTGTACGCCCTCGCGGATCGCGTACCCGTTCTTCGACCAGGACGAGCCCGCCAGCGCGTAGCCGGCCTCCAGCAGCCGGTTCGCCGCGCCGTTGTCGCCGGCCACCGGCGCGTCGGTCCGCGGCTCCGCGAACGCGGGCGGGAACGGGTCGGCCGAGCGGAACTCGTGGGAGTAGAGCAGCAGCGTCCCGTTCCAGACCTGCGGTAACCGGATCTGGTACCGGACGCCCTCGATCTCGCCGCTGCAGGCGATCTCCTCGCAGTCACGGAACGACCGGGGAGCCGTCGGGTCCTCGTCGCCGGCGGCGGTGCATCCGGACACCGCCAGAATCAGCGTGATCACACAGCTGAGCGCGATGATGCGCGGCAGCGGTCGGCTGGCTGCTTTACGCGCGAGTAAGGACATGGCGGTGAGTGTGGCATGACGTTCCTTCTCGTGCCGCCGGTACCGAGGTGGCTCGTCCGGCATCACAGAGGGGTAACACACGATTCCCTCGCCGGGGGCGGGGTATGTGGGGCGCGAGGCGCGGTGTCCGCCGCGTCTGCCCGTCCTGTCCGGGAGTACGCAATGACCATCCCCGTCGGACCGTCGGCCGGCACGCCCGCGAGCGCGAACGACATCGACCGGACGCTGCTCGCCAGCTACGGCGACTACCTCTCCGCACAGCGTGCGGTCGACTACCTCTCCGACCAGAAGTTCCCGGTGGAGCACACCGCGATCATCGGCACCGATCTCCGCCTCGTGGAGCAGGTGATCGGCCGGATGACGTTCGGCAAAGCCGCCGCGGCCGGCGCCGGGTCCGGTGCGTGGTTCGGGCTGTTCTTCGGGCTGCTGCTCGGCATCTTCACCGACAACAGCTTCGGCGGATGGATCGCGCTGATCCTGACGGCCGTGTTGATCGGCGCGATCTGGGGCGCGATCTTCGGCTTGGTGGCGCACTCGCTCACCGGAGGCCAGCGGGACTTCGCGTCCCGCAGTTCCCTAGCGGCCGGCCGCTACGACGTCCTGGTCTCCAGCGCCCGCCACAGCGAAGCCAGCCGCCTGCTGGAAGGCCTGCGCTGACGCCGCTTCCGCGGGTAGCCACCGCGCTCTCCGCGACGCGCTAGGGATGCGGGCTGCGGCGCTAGGCGCGTTGCCGTTGCTTGAACCTGGAGCCCGTCCAGGGCGGCGCTGGCAGTCGAGCGGGCCGACGCCGTGACATCAGGTGGGCCGTCACAAGGAGGCCCGCTCGTCTGTCAGCGTCGTCCTGGACGGGCCGCCCACTAGTGGGCGGCGTCGTCCCAGGTTCGGCCGGAACCCACCGACACGTCGAGCGGCAGGTCGAGGGGGAACGCCGCGCCCATCGCGTCGCGCACCAGCGTCTCCAGCGTCTCCCGCTCACCCGCCGCGGTCTCGAACACCAACTCGTCGTGCACCTGCAGCAGCAGCCGCGACCGCAGCCCCTCCTCGCGGAGCCGCCGGTCGACCGCGAGCATCGCCACCTTGATGATGTCGGCCGCCGATCCCTGGATCGGTGCGTTGAGCGCCATCCGCTCGGCCATCTCGCGCCGCTGGCGGTTGTCGCTGGTCAGGTCGGGCAGGTACCGCCGCCGCCCCATCATGGTCTCGGTGTAACCCTCTTGCCGCGCCCGGGCGACCACTTCGGACAGGTAGTCGCGCACGCCGCCGAACTGCTCGAAGTAGTCGGTCATCAGCGCGCGGGCCTCTTCGGTCGTGATGCCGAGCTGCTGGGAGAGCCCGTAGGCGGACAGCCCGTACGCCAGCCCGTAGTTCATCGCCTTGATCTTGCTGCGCTGCTCGCCGCTGACCGCGGTCGGCTCGACGCCGAACACGCTCGCCGCGGTCGCCGCGTGGAAGTCGTGCCCGGACGTGAACGCCTCGATCAGCGTCGGATCGGCCGAGAGGTGCGACATGATCCGCATCTCGATCTGGCTGTAGTCGGCCGTGAGCAGGGTCTCGTACCCCTCTCCCACGATGAACGCCCGCCGGATCCGCCGCCCCTCCTCGGTGCGCACCGGGATGTTCTGCAGGTTGGGATCGGTGGACGAGAGCCGCCCGGTGGCCGCGATCGTCTGGTTGTACGTGGTGTGGATCCGGCCGTCGTCCGCCACCGTCTTCAGCAGACCGTCCACGGTGGTCTTCAGCTTCGCCACGTCGCGGTGGCGCAGCAGGTGCTCCAGCAGCGGGTGCTCGGTCTGGGCGTAGAGCCACTGCAGCGAATCGGCGTCGGTGGTGTACCCGGTCTTGATCCGCTTCGTCTTCGGCAAGCCGAGCTCGTCGAACAGGATCACCTGCAGCTGCTTCGGCGACCCGAGGTTGAACTCGCGCCCGACGACGCCGTACGCGGCCTGAGCGGCGGCCTTGACCTCGGCCGCGAAGTGGGCTTCCAGGTCGGCCAGGTGCGTGGTGTCCGCGGCGATGCCCACCCGCTCCATCTCGGCCAGCACCTTCACCAGCGGCAGCTCGACGCCGGTGAGCAGGGCGGTGCCGCCGCGCTGCCCCAGCTCGGCCTCGAGCGCGTCGGCCAGCTCACGAGTGGCCTGGGCCCGCTCCATCAGGTGGTTCTTCGCCGAGCCCTCGTCCAGGCCGTCGAGCGAGAGCTGCCCATCGCTCGGCCCCTCGGCCCGCAGCTCGCGGCGGAGGTAGCGCAGCGTGAGATCGGTCAGGTCGTACGTGCGGTTGTCGGGCTTGACCAGATACGCGATCAGCGCGGTATCGGCGGTGACGCCGTTCAGCGTCCAACCGCGGGCGGACACCGCCAGCAGCGGCCCCTTGACGTCGTGCACCACCTTGGGCCGCGCTTCGTCGGCGAGCCAGGCGGCGACCGCGACCTCGTCGGCGGCGGTCAGCTGCGTCGGGTCGAACCAGGCCGCGGCACCGTCGGCGCCCGCGATACCGATCGCCCGGATCTCCCCGGTGCCCCGCGCCCACGAGCCCTCGAACGCGACCCCGGTACGGACGCCGGCCGGTGCGTGCGATGCCAGCCAGGGCGCGACCGCGTCCGGGCCGAGTACTTCGCCGGCCACCTCGATCGTCGAGTCGGCCTCGGGCTCCGCGGCTTCCAGCGTCGCGTAGAGCCGGTCACGCAACACCCGGAACTGCAGTGTGTCGAAGACCTGGTGCACCTTCTCCCGGTCCCACGAGCGACGCTCCAGGTCGGGAAGGCGCAGCGGCAGCTCCAGATCGGTCAGCAGCGCGTTGATCTGGTAGTTGCGCAGCACGTCGGCGAGGTGGGTGCGCAGGTTCTCCCCCGCCATGCCCTTGACCTCGTCGACGTGCTCGACGAGGCCGTCCAGCGAGCCGTACTGGGTGAGCCACTTCGCGGCCGTCTTCGGCCCGACCTTCGGGACGCCGGGCAGGTTGTCGCTCGACTCACCGACCAGCGCGGCCAGGTGCCGGTAGAGCGTCGGCGGCACGCCGTAGCGGGCGACGACCTCGGCCGGGTCGATCCGGGCCAGGTCGGAGACGCCCTTGCGCGGGTAGAGCACCGTCGTCTGGTCGTTGACCAGTTGGAAGGCGTCGCGGTCGCCGGTGCAGATGAGCACGTCGGCCCCGGCGGCGTTGGCCTCGGTGGCCAGCGTCGCGAGGATGTCGTCGGCCTCGTACCCCTCCACGCTGAGGAAGGGGATCTGGAGCGCGTCGAGGATCTCCTGGATCAGGCTGACCTGACCCTTGAAGTCCGACGGTGTCTCCGACCGGCCCGCCTTGTACTCGGCGTAGGCCTCGGTGCGGAACGACGTGCGCGAGACGTCGAACGCGACGGCGAGGTGCGTCGGCTTCTCGTCGCGCAACACGTTGATCAGCATCGACGTGAAGCCGTACACCGCGTTCGTCGGCTGGCCGGTGGTCGTGGAGAAGTTCTCCACCGGCAGCGCGAAGAACGCGCGGTACGCCAGCGAGTGGCCGTCGAGTAGGAGCAGGCGGGAGGCGGTCTGGCTCACGGCCCCGAGCCTAGTCGTGACCCCCGACATTTCCCCGCCCGGCACTCAATCGCCCGGCACACGGGGCTGTCGTCGTGGCGCACCGATCCCACCCCCACCCGCCGAATTCCGGACGGTTATCGTCGGACCGCGGCCGGTCCACCGCCGGTCGGAAGGGAGTACCCGTGTCCGACACCCAGCAGGCCGCCGCGCCACTCGACCCGACCCGGCCCCGCCCGGATCTCGCCGATCCGGCCCAGCAGGCCGCGGTCGTGGAGAGCCTCAACACCCACGCCGGCGAGCTCGCCACGAAGCTCGGTATCCGGATGGTCGAGGCTCGGCCGGAGCGGCTGGTCGCGACGATGCCGGTGGAGGGCAACCGCCAGCCGTTCGGCCTGCTGCACGGGGGCGCCTCGGCGGTACTCGCC
Coding sequences:
- a CDS encoding hotdog fold thioesterase, encoding MSDTQQAAAPLDPTRPRPDLADPAQQAAVVESLNTHAGELATKLGIRMVEARPERLVATMPVEGNRQPFGLLHGGASAVLAESLGSYAASLNAPDGRVPVGVDLNATHHRSARSGVVTGVCTPLHQGRTTATYAIDITDETGRRVCTARLTCQYVSPKA